One genomic window of Verrucomicrobiales bacterium includes the following:
- a CDS encoding DUF4912 domain-containing protein, which yields MKSEKPKKPSRSGSSRAGSKRPAPARKATPLGAEQVQEAALEVPPILLEGDAPPRTSRSGPGERYALGPAAVAAAAGELDRSLPEAYGTKKLLVVARDPHWLYAHWDLTLEQLRDYNSRSVDKHLVVRVFKDTVGDVPFAEVHVHPESRHWFIHVARGNTRFLGELGYYSKQRRWTRISVSEPTLTPPDHLSDDLSVQFETLPFEVSMKQLVALVKSLAQENQPLLHAMQEMRADKHPGLPTQGAVASSQWTPAQDRALAAALSIDDVRRVWIGSLEITELIRRQLIQDLSSRGAAEFSLPSSLSVSSLSSPFGGGMDRRKGFWFNVNAELIIYGATEPDATVTIGGRVIKLRSDGSFSYRFALPDGQYTLPAVATSSDGTDSRSAELRFGRQTKFGGEVGVHPQDPTLRPPKVENVS from the coding sequence ATGAAATCTGAGAAACCCAAGAAGCCCTCTCGTTCGGGATCTAGCCGTGCCGGGAGTAAGCGTCCGGCGCCGGCGCGGAAAGCGACTCCGTTGGGTGCAGAACAGGTTCAGGAAGCCGCTTTGGAGGTGCCTCCGATCCTCCTGGAGGGCGATGCTCCCCCGCGGACCAGCCGCAGTGGTCCGGGTGAACGATACGCCTTGGGACCGGCGGCCGTGGCCGCCGCTGCCGGCGAACTCGACCGAAGTTTGCCGGAGGCCTATGGAACCAAAAAACTTCTGGTGGTGGCTCGAGACCCTCACTGGCTGTATGCGCATTGGGATCTGACCCTGGAGCAGCTGCGCGACTACAATTCCCGGTCGGTTGACAAACACCTGGTGGTTCGGGTGTTCAAGGACACGGTGGGAGATGTGCCTTTTGCCGAAGTGCATGTGCATCCTGAATCGCGGCACTGGTTTATCCATGTCGCCCGGGGAAACACCCGTTTCCTGGGAGAGCTGGGCTACTATTCCAAGCAGCGTCGTTGGACGCGCATTTCGGTGTCGGAGCCCACGCTGACTCCCCCTGATCACCTTTCCGATGATCTTTCGGTTCAGTTCGAAACGCTTCCCTTCGAGGTTTCGATGAAGCAGTTGGTGGCCTTGGTCAAATCCCTGGCGCAGGAGAATCAGCCGCTGTTGCACGCGATGCAAGAGATGCGGGCGGACAAGCATCCCGGCCTGCCCACTCAGGGCGCGGTTGCATCCAGTCAGTGGACGCCCGCTCAAGATCGCGCGCTCGCAGCCGCGCTGTCGATCGATGATGTGCGGCGTGTTTGGATCGGATCTTTGGAGATCACGGAGCTGATCCGCCGGCAGTTGATTCAGGATTTGTCCTCCCGCGGTGCCGCTGAATTTTCACTTCCCAGCAGTTTGTCGGTCTCGAGCCTGTCGAGTCCCTTCGGCGGGGGAATGGATCGCCGCAAGGGATTCTGGTTCAACGTCAATGCGGAGCTGATCATTTACGGAGCCACGGAACCGGATGCGACGGTGACGATTGGCGGTCGGGTGATCAAGTTGAGGTCCGACGGCAGTTTCAGCTACCGCTTCGCGCTTCCAGATGGTCAATACACCCTTCCTGCGGTCGCGACGTCCTCCGACGGTACGGACTCTCGCTCGGCTGAACTGCGATTCGGTCGGCAGACCAAGTTCGGCGGGGAAGTCGGCGTGCATCCGCAGGATCCGACCCTCCGACCCCCCAAGGTCGAGAACGTCAGCTGA
- a CDS encoding nucleoside-diphosphate kinase yields MAEQLAYAIITPYSLHKSRTGGILARLIARTRLELVGARMFAPSAELVKEYSQAIVSANDPQDRRVQELLRDYILQNFSPDPKTGRRRRVMMLLFRGEEAVRTLRSVVGNLSPDRRSGETIRDTYADMILDDNGNVRYFEPAVLAPPNVEEAEVKLKLWARYSDTDGGILSNTIGYAAGETPQRTLVLIKPDNFRFPTGRPGNVIDFFSRTGLYIVGIKLHRMSVAQAMEFYGPVREVLRTKLKDVVAKQSKEALEKAFGFALPEKEVKQLGEILGPIYGDNQFDNIVRFMAGKAPSECTPEQLNAPGSERCIALVYEGVEAVSKIRDVLGPTDPSKAPPGSIRREFGSTIMVNAAHASDSEDNARREVGIVKVEENVFRREIDAFFKK; encoded by the coding sequence ATGGCAGAACAACTGGCTTACGCCATCATCACACCCTACTCGCTGCATAAATCTCGCACCGGAGGTATCCTCGCTCGATTGATCGCGCGGACTCGTCTGGAGCTGGTTGGCGCGCGCATGTTTGCTCCCAGCGCGGAGCTCGTTAAGGAATACTCTCAGGCCATCGTGTCGGCGAATGATCCTCAGGATCGCCGCGTGCAAGAATTGCTTCGGGACTACATCCTGCAGAATTTCTCCCCTGATCCCAAGACGGGACGTCGGCGGCGGGTGATGATGCTCTTGTTCCGCGGCGAGGAAGCGGTGCGGACCTTGCGGTCGGTGGTGGGCAATCTGAGCCCGGACCGCCGCAGCGGTGAGACGATTCGCGACACCTATGCGGACATGATCCTGGACGACAACGGGAACGTTCGCTATTTCGAGCCGGCGGTGTTGGCACCTCCCAATGTGGAGGAAGCCGAAGTCAAGTTGAAGCTCTGGGCGCGCTACTCCGACACCGACGGTGGCATCTTGTCGAACACGATCGGTTACGCGGCCGGCGAAACCCCGCAGCGCACCCTGGTGCTCATCAAGCCGGACAATTTCCGTTTCCCCACCGGCCGCCCCGGAAACGTCATCGATTTCTTTTCCCGCACCGGGCTCTACATCGTCGGCATCAAGCTGCACCGCATGAGTGTGGCTCAAGCGATGGAGTTCTACGGGCCAGTGCGTGAAGTCCTCCGTACCAAACTCAAGGATGTGGTTGCCAAGCAGAGCAAGGAAGCCTTGGAAAAGGCTTTTGGATTTGCGTTGCCGGAAAAGGAAGTCAAGCAGCTCGGTGAGATCCTCGGTCCCATCTACGGTGACAACCAGTTCGACAATATCGTCCGCTTCATGGCCGGCAAGGCGCCGAGCGAATGCACTCCGGAACAGCTGAATGCCCCCGGGTCCGAGCGCTGTATCGCTCTGGTCTACGAGGGAGTGGAAGCTGTTTCGAAAATTCGCGACGTGCTCGGTCCCACCGATCCTTCCAAGGCTCCTCCGGGATCTATTCGTCGTGAGTTTGGTTCGACGATCATGGTCAATGCCGCTCATGCCAGCGATTCGGAAGACAATGCCCGTCGCGAGGTGGGGATTGTCAAAGTGGAAGAGAATGTCTTCCGCCGCGAAATCGATGCGTTCTTCAAGAAGTAA
- a CDS encoding tetratricopeptide repeat protein — MSSYPLLRGFLVLIVLVGLLVWFIWLTLRKAVDPRAMRMKWCVTFALLLGLLVPVMMTGPSQLGAFVVPVVAAGIGVILSILWAPHIAGMMAKPITAAIDGGDEEMEARPLYSIALSRRMSGRYDEALKEVQAQLERFPNDFEGLMLSAAIAAENLNDLPRAEVIVQRLANLPGLPPGQLAGALNSLADWHLRFGQDPEAARQALEQILQRLPDTSMAAMAQQRLAHVTQVGSLVEGFDRPTLTVTPGDRRLGLRQHTQDLVPAEPTPAEEAGKLLQRLQQFPEDNEAREQLARVYAEGYHRPEMAILELEQLIARPLQPTKQVVHWLHLIADIQIKHLNNVEAAAAALQRVIDGFPNGAAAENARTRMNLLRLEQRGQEKPRAVTLGEYEQRLGLKGTKADQRREDRG; from the coding sequence ATGAGCTCTTACCCCCTCCTCCGCGGCTTCTTAGTGCTGATTGTGTTGGTCGGTCTGCTGGTGTGGTTCATCTGGCTCACCCTTCGCAAGGCGGTGGATCCACGGGCCATGCGCATGAAGTGGTGCGTCACGTTCGCTCTGTTGCTGGGATTGTTGGTGCCGGTCATGATGACGGGACCGAGCCAGTTGGGAGCGTTTGTCGTTCCCGTGGTTGCGGCAGGCATTGGCGTGATCCTGAGCATACTTTGGGCTCCCCATATCGCGGGCATGATGGCCAAACCCATTACCGCCGCCATCGATGGGGGGGACGAGGAAATGGAGGCGCGTCCGCTTTACTCCATCGCCCTCTCCCGGAGAATGTCGGGACGCTACGACGAGGCCTTGAAGGAGGTTCAGGCCCAGCTCGAGAGGTTTCCCAATGACTTCGAGGGACTCATGCTGAGCGCTGCCATCGCGGCCGAGAACCTGAACGACCTGCCGCGGGCTGAGGTGATTGTTCAACGGCTGGCGAACCTGCCGGGACTTCCGCCCGGGCAACTGGCGGGCGCTCTGAACTCCTTGGCGGATTGGCATCTTCGGTTTGGCCAGGATCCGGAGGCGGCGCGCCAGGCTCTCGAGCAAATTCTGCAGCGGCTACCTGACACGTCGATGGCGGCGATGGCTCAGCAGCGTCTGGCGCATGTGACCCAGGTGGGGAGCCTGGTGGAAGGGTTCGATCGTCCCACCCTGACCGTGACCCCGGGTGATCGGCGGCTGGGCCTGCGTCAGCATACCCAGGACTTGGTGCCGGCGGAACCGACCCCGGCGGAGGAAGCCGGCAAGTTGCTGCAACGGTTGCAGCAGTTCCCGGAGGACAATGAAGCCCGGGAGCAACTCGCTCGGGTCTACGCCGAGGGTTATCATCGTCCGGAGATGGCCATTCTGGAGCTGGAGCAGCTTATCGCCCGTCCGCTTCAACCCACGAAGCAAGTGGTGCACTGGCTGCATCTGATTGCCGACATCCAAATCAAACATCTCAACAATGTGGAGGCCGCTGCGGCCGCGTTGCAGAGGGTGATCGACGGGTTTCCTAATGGGGCGGCCGCGGAGAATGCCCGGACACGGATGAACCTGCTCAGGCTGGAGCAGCGCGGGCAGGAAAAACCCCGAGCAGTGACGCTCGGGGAATACGAGCAACGGCTGGGCTTGAAAGGCACGAAGGCCGATCAGCGCCGAGAAGATCGCGGCTGA
- a CDS encoding outer membrane lipoprotein-sorting protein — protein MKLSRYCWALCLWIGLGWMGGPGGSMGARGAESALAPDYLEGERLAAQLRASPPAEEMNLKGRLNIRDASGAVRDVPFEFRTVVTPTNWMAIYRSNPAGTNDARHTPLAVVHAAGQPNAYWQSSLPQPNAWAPLEAGEAYEKSFGGSDFSIQDLGLEFLHWPQQRLVRVEMRKSRSCHVLESTHPRPGTGGYSRVLSWLDVESGGLLLAEAYDSRGKLLKEFAVNSMKKVDQRWQVQQMEMRNVQQRSRTRLEFEVK, from the coding sequence ATGAAGTTGTCGCGTTACTGTTGGGCCCTATGCCTGTGGATAGGCCTCGGATGGATGGGGGGGCCAGGAGGGAGCATGGGTGCGCGGGGTGCGGAAAGCGCGCTGGCTCCGGATTACCTGGAGGGCGAGCGTTTGGCTGCTCAGTTACGGGCGAGTCCGCCGGCGGAGGAGATGAACCTGAAAGGCCGGCTCAACATCCGCGACGCCTCCGGCGCTGTGCGGGATGTGCCCTTCGAGTTTAGAACCGTCGTGACTCCCACCAACTGGATGGCCATCTATCGTTCGAATCCCGCGGGCACCAATGATGCGCGGCATACTCCTTTGGCAGTGGTGCATGCGGCGGGTCAACCCAATGCTTACTGGCAGTCCTCGCTCCCGCAGCCCAATGCCTGGGCCCCGCTGGAGGCGGGTGAGGCCTATGAGAAGTCGTTTGGGGGATCTGATTTTTCGATTCAGGATCTGGGATTGGAGTTTTTGCATTGGCCCCAGCAGCGGCTGGTTCGGGTGGAGATGCGCAAGAGCCGATCCTGTCATGTGCTGGAGAGCACCCATCCGCGCCCGGGAACCGGGGGCTACTCCCGGGTGCTGTCCTGGCTGGATGTGGAGAGCGGGGGGCTGCTCTTGGCAGAAGCTTATGATTCGCGTGGAAAGCTGCTTAAAGAGTTTGCTGTCAACAGTATGAAGAAGGTGGACCAACGTTGGCAGGTGCAGCAGATGGAGATGAGAAATGTGCAGCAACGCTCTCGCACACGGCTTGAGTTTGAGGTAAAGTAG
- a CDS encoding RNA polymerase sigma factor, translating to MPADFSKIYEEHGRQVYYVALRMLSDPAQAEDATHDVFVKVFRNLDRFRGESCIRTWLYRITMNHCQNMLKSWQHRNIHSNAEDALWDTSVGPDESPLQVLETQELGSRIQKTLDALPWEYRKLLLLVADEEMSYDEIARVTEQSVDAVRGKLHRARKAFAQQFRTTA from the coding sequence GTGCCGGCTGATTTCAGCAAGATCTACGAGGAGCATGGCCGGCAGGTGTATTATGTGGCCTTGAGGATGCTGAGCGATCCTGCTCAGGCGGAAGACGCCACCCATGATGTCTTTGTGAAGGTGTTTCGCAATCTGGACCGTTTTCGGGGGGAGTCCTGTATTCGCACCTGGCTGTATCGGATCACCATGAACCACTGCCAGAACATGCTGAAGTCCTGGCAGCATCGGAACATCCACAGCAATGCGGAGGATGCCTTGTGGGATACGAGTGTCGGTCCTGATGAGTCGCCTTTACAGGTCCTGGAAACGCAGGAGTTGGGCAGTCGGATTCAGAAAACCTTGGATGCGCTACCTTGGGAATACCGTAAATTGCTTCTCCTCGTTGCCGATGAAGAAATGAGCTATGATGAAATCGCGCGTGTCACGGAGCAGAGCGTGGACGCAGTGCGCGGCAAGCTTCATCGAGCCCGGAAAGCCTTCGCTCAGCAGTTCCGTACAACCGCCTGA
- a CDS encoding IS3 family transposase: MAKKAGWRAAHRAIQAQPKLKVVAVCRIVGMTPQNYYARRHQRRRQQVDVDLMLGLVRAERREQPRLGTRKVYHLIKPELKKAGVKIGRDRVFKELKKAELLVARKQSQWPKTTHYNENLPVFKNLVKDRKVTRRNQVWVADITYIRTEESFLYLALVTDKWSRKIVGFHLSESLEVEVVIKALNLGLKSLKPSEKPIHHSDRGCQYASHTFVQRIREAGLRMSMTEMDHCAENSMAERVNGILKQEYWLDATFPDSSRAKQACAEAIRLYNMRRPHKNLAMKTPEQVHQA, from the coding sequence TTGGCGAAAAAAGCAGGCTGGCGGGCCGCGCACCGGGCGATCCAAGCCCAACCGAAGCTAAAGGTCGTAGCGGTCTGCCGAATCGTGGGGATGACTCCCCAGAACTACTACGCGCGAAGACACCAACGGCGTCGCCAGCAAGTTGATGTGGATCTGATGCTAGGATTGGTGCGAGCCGAGCGGCGCGAACAGCCGCGACTTGGAACTCGTAAAGTCTACCATTTGATCAAACCTGAGTTGAAAAAAGCCGGGGTAAAGATCGGTCGAGATCGAGTGTTTAAGGAGTTGAAGAAGGCTGAGCTATTGGTGGCCAGAAAGCAGTCGCAGTGGCCTAAAACGACGCATTACAACGAGAATCTGCCCGTTTTTAAGAATCTGGTGAAGGACCGGAAAGTGACCAGGCGCAATCAGGTGTGGGTGGCGGACATTACTTACATTCGAACCGAAGAGAGCTTTCTATACTTGGCGCTAGTGACGGATAAATGGTCGCGGAAGATCGTAGGATTCCACCTGAGCGAGAGCCTGGAAGTGGAGGTAGTGATCAAGGCACTGAACCTGGGGCTTAAGAGTCTTAAACCGAGTGAGAAGCCCATTCATCATTCCGATCGCGGGTGTCAGTACGCTTCGCACACCTTTGTGCAAAGGATCCGAGAGGCGGGCTTACGGATGAGTATGACCGAGATGGATCATTGCGCGGAAAACTCCATGGCCGAACGTGTCAACGGAATCTTGAAACAGGAGTATTGGTTGGATGCGACTTTTCCCGACAGCAGCCGAGCCAAACAAGCGTGTGCCGAAGCCATTCGGCTCTACAACATGCGGCGTCCGCACAAGAATCTGGCGATGAAGACACCAGAGCAAGTGCACCAGGCTTAG
- a CDS encoding phosphoribosylanthranilate isomerase → MMQVRVKICGITSTADALAAVEAGADALGFVFYENSPRHITPERAAEIISHLPPFISRVGLFVDASAAQIHATIATTRIDTLQLHGEETPEFCGQFRTTTLKAIRMQGAKSLKNLSQYPVSAILLDSFVPGQAGGTGAKFDWNLALEAKRSGKPIILAGGLKPDNVAEAIQSVNPFAVDVSSGVETSPGKKDIRKMRDFVRAAHSAMREK, encoded by the coding sequence ATCATGCAAGTAAGGGTAAAGATTTGCGGCATCACCAGCACGGCCGACGCTCTCGCGGCGGTGGAAGCGGGGGCGGACGCGCTGGGCTTTGTCTTCTACGAGAACAGCCCTCGCCATATCACCCCCGAGCGCGCGGCTGAGATCATCAGCCACCTGCCCCCGTTCATCAGCCGAGTCGGATTGTTCGTGGACGCGTCGGCCGCTCAGATCCACGCGACCATCGCCACCACTCGCATCGACACCCTTCAGCTCCACGGGGAAGAAACACCGGAGTTCTGCGGTCAATTTCGAACCACCACGCTCAAGGCCATCCGCATGCAAGGGGCGAAATCCCTCAAGAATCTCAGTCAATACCCGGTCTCGGCCATCTTGCTCGACAGCTTCGTCCCCGGCCAAGCGGGTGGAACGGGGGCAAAATTCGACTGGAACCTCGCCCTGGAAGCCAAGCGCTCCGGCAAGCCCATCATTCTGGCCGGAGGCCTCAAACCCGACAACGTCGCTGAGGCTATCCAGTCGGTGAATCCGTTTGCAGTGGATGTCAGCAGCGGCGTGGAAACGTCGCCGGGCAAGAAGGATATCCGTAAGATGCGAGACTTCGTCCGCGCCGCGCATAGCGCTATGAGGGAGAAGTGA
- a CDS encoding MoxR family ATPase: protein MAVPDNTKSLERQTVELLQTGRARILAELGKAVVGQREAIEQILLALFAGGHCLITGAPGLAKTLLVKSISQVFQLRFQRIQFTPDLMPADITGTEILNSGAEGRVMTFVKGPIFANMVLADEINRTPPKTQAALLEAMQEHQVTAAGTRHALEEPFFVLATQNPIEMEGTYPLPEAQLDRFMFNVVINYLPEDDEVRVVTQTTSNVREVIQALFTGEDVLRFHEIIRKVPIAEDVVRYAVRLAAASRPRQKGTPSFVNDWVNWGAGLRAGQFLVLGAKARALLEGRPHVTDADIKALAQPVLRHRILLNYRAEADGMTVEQVIQRIVESVPFRA, encoded by the coding sequence GTGGCGGTTCCTGACAACACGAAGTCTCTCGAGAGACAAACGGTCGAGTTACTCCAAACGGGACGCGCCCGCATCCTGGCCGAGCTTGGCAAGGCGGTTGTTGGTCAGCGCGAGGCCATCGAGCAGATCCTGCTGGCGCTGTTTGCCGGCGGCCATTGTTTGATTACGGGTGCGCCGGGACTCGCCAAGACCCTGCTCGTTAAGTCGATCTCCCAGGTATTTCAGCTCCGTTTTCAGCGGATTCAGTTCACGCCGGATCTCATGCCGGCCGACATCACGGGAACGGAGATTCTGAACTCGGGCGCGGAGGGACGGGTGATGACCTTCGTCAAAGGGCCCATCTTCGCCAACATGGTCTTGGCGGATGAGATCAACCGGACCCCGCCCAAAACCCAGGCTGCCTTGCTCGAGGCGATGCAGGAGCATCAGGTGACCGCGGCAGGCACCCGCCACGCCTTGGAAGAGCCTTTCTTTGTGCTCGCGACCCAGAACCCGATCGAGATGGAGGGAACCTACCCGCTTCCCGAGGCTCAGCTGGATCGGTTCATGTTTAACGTGGTGATCAACTATCTGCCCGAGGACGATGAAGTCCGGGTGGTCACTCAGACCACCTCGAATGTTCGCGAAGTGATCCAGGCTTTATTCACCGGCGAGGACGTGTTGCGCTTTCACGAAATCATCCGGAAGGTGCCGATCGCCGAGGATGTGGTTCGCTATGCGGTGCGTCTCGCGGCGGCCTCGCGTCCCCGTCAAAAGGGCACGCCCTCCTTCGTCAACGATTGGGTGAACTGGGGTGCTGGTCTGCGGGCGGGACAATTCTTGGTGTTGGGTGCGAAAGCCCGAGCCCTGCTGGAGGGTCGTCCTCACGTGACCGATGCGGATATCAAGGCGCTCGCCCAGCCCGTCCTCCGTCACCGCATTCTCCTCAACTATCGAGCCGAGGCCGATGGCATGACCGTGGAACAAGTGATTCAACGGATCGTGGAATCGGTTCCTTTCCGGGCGTAG
- the carB gene encoding carbamoyl-phosphate synthase large subunit, giving the protein MNSNLLSKAKSLGFSDRQIAHLTGQTEDALRAERKAQGLVPSYRLVDTCAAEFEAYTPYYYSTYDRGDDEVRPSDRKKVMILGGGPNRIGQGIEFDYCCVHAAFALKEDGYETLMVNSNPETVSTDYDTSDKLFFEPLTLEDVLHIYEREKCWGAIAQFGGQTPLNLALGLQKNGVRIIGTSPQNIEIAEDRKLFAAMLDRLGIPQPKNGLATNEQEALAVAKTLGYPVLVRPSFVLGGRAMQIVYSDSELQHYMRFAVEASPERPVLVDKFLEDATEVDVDCIADVGNFDDPSQGTIVMGGVLEHIEFAGVHSGDAAMVLPPHGLTPKVIDTIRAHTHAMARELRVCGLMNVQYAVKDEVVYVLEVNPRASRTIPFVSKAIGVPLAKLAAKVMAGKTLVELGFTQEVWPKYWAVKESVFPFNRFHGQDILLSPEMRSTGEVMGLDKDLGIAYAKSQMAAGSPLPLSGSVFLSVSQAHKAKVVEVGKGFADLGFELVATEGTAAVLERAGLKVRRVPKLMEGRPNAIDLLKNREIQLVINTPSGANPRADEIKIRTTAVYTGTPIMTTISGAMAAILGISALKKQGYQVRTLQEYH; this is encoded by the coding sequence ATGAATTCAAACTTGCTCTCCAAAGCTAAATCGCTCGGGTTTTCCGACCGGCAGATTGCGCATCTGACCGGCCAGACCGAGGACGCCCTCCGCGCTGAGCGCAAAGCTCAAGGCTTGGTGCCCAGCTATCGTCTGGTGGACACCTGTGCTGCTGAGTTTGAGGCGTACACCCCTTACTATTACTCGACCTACGATCGTGGGGACGACGAGGTTCGTCCTTCGGATCGGAAGAAGGTCATGATCTTGGGCGGGGGGCCCAATCGTATCGGGCAGGGGATTGAGTTCGATTACTGCTGTGTCCACGCGGCTTTCGCCTTGAAGGAGGACGGCTACGAGACGCTGATGGTGAACTCGAATCCGGAGACTGTTTCCACCGATTACGACACCAGCGACAAGCTCTTCTTTGAGCCCTTGACCCTGGAGGACGTGCTGCACATTTACGAGCGCGAGAAGTGCTGGGGAGCAATCGCTCAGTTCGGCGGGCAGACGCCTTTGAATTTGGCCTTGGGGCTGCAAAAGAACGGCGTGCGGATTATCGGGACTTCTCCCCAAAACATTGAGATTGCTGAGGATCGGAAGCTCTTTGCGGCCATGCTCGACCGGCTGGGTATCCCTCAGCCCAAGAATGGCCTCGCCACCAACGAGCAGGAGGCCTTGGCGGTGGCCAAGACGCTGGGATATCCCGTCCTGGTGCGCCCCAGCTTCGTTCTGGGTGGGCGGGCCATGCAGATTGTTTACTCCGACAGCGAGCTTCAGCATTACATGCGCTTTGCCGTCGAGGCGTCGCCCGAGCGGCCGGTCCTGGTGGACAAGTTTCTCGAGGATGCGACGGAGGTCGATGTGGACTGCATCGCGGACGTCGGCAACTTCGACGATCCTTCGCAGGGAACCATTGTGATGGGGGGCGTGCTTGAGCACATCGAGTTTGCCGGGGTTCATTCCGGGGACGCGGCGATGGTGCTGCCTCCGCACGGCCTCACTCCGAAGGTGATCGACACGATTCGCGCCCACACGCATGCGATGGCTCGGGAGCTGCGCGTTTGCGGCCTCATGAATGTCCAGTACGCCGTTAAGGATGAGGTGGTCTATGTGCTCGAGGTCAACCCTCGGGCCTCTCGCACCATCCCGTTTGTGAGCAAGGCCATCGGAGTTCCGTTGGCCAAACTGGCGGCCAAGGTGATGGCCGGCAAGACCCTGGTCGAACTTGGGTTTACCCAGGAAGTCTGGCCGAAGTACTGGGCGGTGAAGGAATCGGTCTTCCCGTTCAACCGCTTTCATGGGCAGGACATTCTGCTCTCCCCGGAGATGCGATCCACCGGGGAAGTGATGGGCTTGGATAAGGATTTGGGTATTGCTTATGCCAAGAGTCAGATGGCGGCCGGCTCCCCTCTTCCCCTCTCGGGTTCGGTCTTTTTGAGCGTCAGCCAGGCCCACAAGGCCAAGGTGGTTGAAGTGGGTAAAGGATTTGCGGATCTTGGGTTCGAACTTGTTGCTACAGAAGGAACTGCGGCTGTTTTGGAGCGTGCTGGGTTGAAGGTTCGCCGGGTTCCGAAGTTGATGGAAGGGCGGCCCAACGCGATCGATCTGTTGAAGAACCGAGAGATTCAACTGGTGATCAACACCCCGAGCGGGGCTAATCCCCGAGCGGATGAGATCAAGATTCGGACCACCGCCGTGTATACGGGGACCCCGATCATGACCACCATCAGCGGCGCCATGGCGGCCATTTTGGGAATTTCGGCGCTCAAGAAGCAGGGGTACCAGGTTCGGACCCTGCAAGAATATCACTAA